In the Acidimicrobiia bacterium genome, one interval contains:
- a CDS encoding HD domain-containing phosphohydrolase — translation MQSTSTVRLSELVATLSLVSDLGMGRPVERVLRQTVIAMRLADLAGAGDEVRSATYYTSLLTWVGCAADTSDLAELFGDETGLFADTHDGDLAGMTLAVFMLRHLGRGRSPVRRFSMASRFVASGGRSVRQVMLSHCQSTGELAQRLGLGDQVQRPLVQAFERWDGRGVPGAVGRDDLALAARIVQLADAVEAYHFTAGREAAVDVARRRRGTHFDPELVDVFCGHAADVLAGIDEVSAWDEVIALDPRLGAELSDEQLDAALEALADFADLKSPCRAGHSRGVAATAATAATALGLGAGDVQMIRRAALVHDVGMIGVPSGVWDEPGPWSLSRRERARTHPYLLERMLARTPLLADVARCASLHHERLDGSGYPHGLRGDALPLPARILAAADVHNALGQPRPHRDAVDPTRVAEIMRDEVRAARLDGEVVNAVLRASGERVRRRAELPGGITPREADVLVCLARGRSNPEIAKELSISRKTVSSHLEHIYAKLGISTRTEAALFAMQHGFTSGTAG, via the coding sequence ATGCAGTCGACCTCGACCGTGCGGCTCTCGGAGCTCGTGGCGACGTTGTCGTTGGTGTCCGACCTCGGCATGGGCCGGCCAGTCGAGCGCGTGCTGCGGCAGACGGTGATCGCGATGCGCCTCGCCGACCTCGCCGGTGCGGGCGACGAGGTTCGATCGGCGACGTACTACACGTCGTTGCTGACGTGGGTCGGCTGCGCGGCCGACACGAGTGATCTCGCGGAGCTGTTCGGCGACGAGACGGGACTGTTCGCGGACACGCACGACGGCGATCTCGCGGGGATGACGCTGGCCGTCTTCATGCTCCGCCATCTCGGCCGGGGCCGCTCACCGGTCCGGCGCTTCAGCATGGCGAGCCGGTTCGTCGCGAGCGGCGGTCGCTCGGTACGGCAGGTGATGCTCTCGCACTGCCAGTCGACCGGCGAGCTCGCGCAGCGTCTCGGCCTCGGCGACCAGGTGCAGCGGCCGCTCGTGCAGGCGTTCGAACGATGGGACGGGCGCGGTGTTCCGGGCGCGGTCGGGAGGGACGACCTCGCGTTGGCCGCGCGCATCGTCCAGCTCGCGGACGCGGTCGAGGCGTACCACTTCACCGCGGGACGCGAGGCGGCCGTCGACGTCGCCCGTCGACGGCGGGGCACGCACTTCGATCCCGAGCTCGTCGACGTGTTCTGCGGGCACGCTGCTGACGTGCTCGCCGGCATCGACGAGGTCTCGGCGTGGGACGAGGTGATCGCGCTCGACCCCCGTCTCGGTGCCGAGCTGAGCGACGAGCAGCTCGACGCCGCGCTCGAAGCGCTCGCGGACTTCGCCGACCTGAAGTCACCGTGCCGGGCGGGTCACTCACGCGGTGTCGCCGCGACGGCCGCGACGGCAGCGACCGCGCTGGGGCTGGGTGCGGGCGACGTGCAGATGATCCGCCGTGCCGCGCTCGTGCACGACGTCGGGATGATCGGTGTCCCGAGCGGCGTGTGGGACGAGCCGGGCCCGTGGTCGTTGAGCCGGCGCGAACGCGCGCGGACACATCCCTACCTGCTGGAGCGCATGCTGGCGCGCACACCGTTGCTGGCCGACGTCGCGCGCTGCGCGTCGCTGCACCACGAGCGGCTCGACGGGTCGGGCTATCCGCACGGTCTGCGCGGCGACGCGCTGCCGCTGCCGGCCCGGATCCTCGCGGCTGCCGACGTGCACAACGCGCTCGGGCAGCCCCGCCCGCACCGCGACGCCGTCGATCCCACGCGCGTCGCGGAGATCATGCGCGACGAGGTGCGGGCCGCCCGTCTCGACGGCGAGGTCGTGAACGCGGTGCTGCGCGCGAGCGGTGAGCGCGTGCGCCGCCGGGCCGAGCTTCCGGGCGGTATCACGCCGCGTGAGGCGGACGTGCTCGTCTGCCTCGCGCGCGGCCGGTCGAACCCGGAGATCGCCAAGGAGCTGTCGATCTCGCGCAAGACGGTGTCCTCGCACCTCGAGCACATCTACGCCAAGCTCGGCATCTCGACCCGCACCGAAGCCGCGCTGTTCGCGATGCAGCACGGCTTCACCAGCGGCACCGCGGGCTGA
- a CDS encoding DsrE family protein produces MTTTAAPDSKVLICLNHGAEEPENVLIAYLVGVEALRAGKQALMFLTKDGIHAATPGFAEKIEVPGAPSASALNDEYLERGGRFFACPVCVKTRDMQNAEWLPNAEVAGMPSVYEYTQGGALVFNY; encoded by the coding sequence GTGACGACCACCGCCGCCCCCGACAGCAAGGTCCTCATCTGCCTGAACCACGGGGCCGAGGAGCCCGAGAACGTGCTGATCGCCTACCTCGTCGGCGTCGAGGCACTCCGCGCCGGCAAGCAGGCGCTGATGTTCCTCACCAAGGACGGGATCCACGCCGCGACGCCGGGGTTCGCCGAGAAGATCGAGGTGCCCGGTGCGCCGTCGGCCAGCGCGCTGAACGACGAGTACCTCGAGAGGGGCGGCCGGTTCTTCGCCTGCCCCGTGTGCGTGAAGACGCGCGACATGCAGAACGCCGAGTGGCTGCCGAACGCCGAGGTCGCCGGCATGCCATCGGTGTACGAGTACACGCAGGGCGGTGCACTCGTCTTCAACTACTGA
- a CDS encoding sulfocyanin-like copper-binding protein — translation MKAFRSRTGVAVTATVAVLALAALSTVAVAAVVGGFHTSRGAARDMTTPAGGCHVPALPGNVVNVALMSMGGPMARHGGPMMGDWAGGAMRVRADRTNVPAGTVSFRVVNAGSLVHELVVLPLAPGAHAGERPVGTDGRVDETGSLGEASRTCGKGAGDGIEPGSVGWVTLELPAGNYELVCNLPGHYSAGMYTELDVA, via the coding sequence GTGAAGGCCTTCCGCTCGCGCACGGGCGTCGCCGTCACGGCGACCGTTGCGGTGCTCGCGCTCGCGGCGCTGTCGACGGTCGCCGTCGCCGCGGTCGTCGGCGGCTTCCACACGTCGCGCGGCGCCGCGCGCGACATGACGACACCGGCCGGCGGCTGCCACGTTCCCGCGCTGCCGGGCAACGTCGTGAACGTCGCGCTGATGAGCATGGGCGGACCGATGGCGCGTCATGGCGGGCCCATGATGGGCGACTGGGCGGGAGGCGCGATGCGCGTGCGCGCCGACCGGACGAACGTGCCGGCCGGGACCGTGTCCTTCCGCGTCGTGAACGCCGGCAGCCTCGTGCACGAGCTCGTCGTGTTGCCGCTCGCGCCCGGCGCGCACGCGGGCGAGCGTCCGGTCGGCACCGACGGGCGCGTCGACGAGACCGGCAGTCTCGGCGAGGCGTCGCGCACGTGCGGCAAGGGCGCGGGCGACGGCATCGAGCCGGGCTCGGTGGGCTGGGTGACGCTGGAGCTACCGGCCGGCAACTACGAGCTCGTCTGCAACCTGCCCGGGCACTACAGCGCCGGCATGTACACCGAGCTGGACGTCGCCTGA
- a CDS encoding thioesterase family protein — MGNDSKFALDTAVKADPAVPGRYVAELTDDWNAPLNPQGGITTVVALRAMMAELDQPHEQLRTVNTVFVAQVPSGSLEVDVAVLRRGRTMSHATATIRAPGERAGHTVTAVFGTTRVGFEFTNVTMPVVPPPEESRPWRDPPPDGVELRGMRFGYWDNVESRAAFGHPAWENHPPDPDGCAYWWRFDEPPRLSDGRLDPLALVSVCDSMPGAVFERIGRADDMPVGYSPSVDLNVQILGDAYSEWLLTHTEARHASDGYASAQNSIWDPERGLVAFATQTMFFSFPDGAPDPARLRVD, encoded by the coding sequence GTGGGGAACGACTCGAAGTTCGCGCTCGACACCGCAGTCAAGGCAGATCCTGCGGTCCCCGGCCGCTACGTCGCGGAGCTCACCGACGACTGGAACGCGCCGCTCAACCCGCAGGGTGGGATCACGACGGTCGTCGCGTTGCGGGCGATGATGGCCGAGCTCGACCAGCCGCACGAGCAGCTGCGCACCGTCAACACGGTGTTCGTCGCGCAGGTGCCGTCCGGGTCGCTCGAGGTCGACGTCGCGGTGTTACGACGCGGGCGCACGATGTCGCACGCGACGGCGACGATCCGCGCGCCCGGTGAGCGCGCGGGCCACACGGTCACCGCCGTGTTCGGCACGACGCGTGTCGGCTTCGAGTTCACGAACGTGACGATGCCCGTCGTCCCGCCGCCCGAGGAGTCCCGGCCGTGGCGCGACCCGCCTCCGGACGGCGTCGAGCTGCGCGGCATGCGGTTCGGCTACTGGGACAACGTCGAGAGCCGCGCCGCGTTCGGGCACCCGGCATGGGAGAACCACCCACCCGATCCCGACGGCTGCGCGTACTGGTGGCGGTTCGACGAGCCGCCGCGACTCTCCGACGGCCGTCTCGACCCGCTCGCGCTCGTCAGCGTATGCGACTCGATGCCCGGCGCGGTGTTCGAACGGATCGGACGCGCCGACGACATGCCCGTCGGCTACTCGCCCAGCGTCGATCTCAACGTGCAGATCCTCGGCGACGCGTACTCGGAGTGGCTCCTCACCCACACCGAGGCCCGCCACGCGAGCGACGGCTACGCGTCGGCGCAGAACTCGATCTGGGACCCCGAGCGCGGTCTCGTCGCGTTCGCGACCCAGACGATGTTCTTCAGCTTCCCGGACGGCGCGCCCGATCCTGCTCGCCTGCGCGTCGACTGA
- a CDS encoding SHOCT domain-containing protein, with translation MMHDWYGGWGPGGWVAMGLLMLAFWAAVAAVIVYVVRSTGRTHDAPAPRPQARPEDEALRILDERFARGDIDAEEYTHRRELLRTR, from the coding sequence ATGATGCACGACTGGTACGGCGGTTGGGGCCCGGGCGGTTGGGTCGCGATGGGCCTCCTCATGCTCGCGTTCTGGGCCGCCGTCGCCGCGGTCATCGTCTACGTCGTTCGCTCGACGGGCCGGACACACGACGCGCCGGCACCGCGACCGCAGGCGCGCCCGGAGGACGAGGCGCTGCGCATCCTCGACGAGCGCTTCGCCCGTGGCGACATCGATGCCGAGGAGTACACGCACCGTCGCGAGCTGCTCCGCACACGGTGA
- a CDS encoding ferritin-like domain-containing protein, translating into MDRSQLIAALNEDLELEFRSIVQYVSHISTVKGAEYQSVLDELTVHVRQELDHALTLARQVDFLGATPSTKVPDVPVETDPRRALRQDLALEEAQLQRYRDRVEQAEGVGLPDVASVLAPLLEQTQEHVRDLRSALGD; encoded by the coding sequence GTGGATCGCAGTCAGTTGATCGCGGCGTTGAACGAGGATCTCGAGCTCGAGTTCCGCTCGATCGTGCAGTACGTGTCGCACATCTCGACGGTGAAGGGCGCTGAGTACCAGTCCGTGCTCGACGAGCTCACCGTCCACGTGCGCCAGGAGCTCGACCATGCGTTGACGCTCGCGCGCCAGGTCGACTTCCTCGGCGCGACACCGTCGACGAAGGTCCCCGACGTTCCCGTGGAGACCGATCCACGTCGCGCGCTCCGTCAGGATCTCGCGCTCGAAGAGGCGCAGCTCCAGCGCTACCGCGATCGGGTCGAGCAGGCCGAAGGGGTCGGGCTCCCCGACGTCGCGAGCGTGCTCGCGCCACTGCTCGAGCAGACCCAGGAGCACGTTCGCGACCTGCGGAGCGCCCTCGGCGACTGA
- a CDS encoding MMPL family transporter, with protein sequence MSDGIARTGRPITNAALVMIVVFIAFGMTGPIPPTELGITLALAVLLDATIVRVLLVPATMALIGDRNWYLPRWLDRVLPHVHFSH encoded by the coding sequence GTGAGCGACGGGATCGCGCGCACCGGCCGACCCATCACGAACGCGGCGCTGGTGATGATCGTCGTGTTCATCGCGTTCGGTATGACGGGACCGATCCCGCCGACCGAGCTCGGCATCACGCTCGCGCTCGCGGTGCTCCTCGACGCCACGATCGTCCGTGTCCTGCTCGTGCCCGCGACCATGGCGCTGATCGGCGACCGCAACTGGTACCTGCCCCGCTGGCTCGACCGCGTGCTGCCGCACGTTCACTTCAGTCACTGA
- a CDS encoding cupin domain-containing protein gives MASFDLGRAVVALLRDGSSSVIDPAPGPPVRVDGYTVGAPELTGNPPHRGELHPDGDELLFLVSGRVDVILEQGGDQHTVGVERVHPLGAGEAIVVPKGVWHRIEVREPSRLVHVTPGPGDGHRPL, from the coding sequence ATGGCGTCGTTCGATCTCGGTCGTGCCGTGGTCGCGCTGCTGCGCGACGGGTCCTCGTCCGTGATCGATCCCGCGCCCGGGCCGCCCGTCCGCGTCGACGGCTACACGGTCGGTGCGCCCGAGCTGACGGGCAACCCGCCCCATCGCGGCGAGCTCCATCCCGACGGTGACGAGCTGCTGTTCCTCGTATCCGGTCGCGTCGACGTGATCCTCGAACAGGGCGGCGACCAGCACACCGTCGGCGTCGAACGTGTCCACCCGCTCGGTGCGGGCGAGGCGATCGTCGTGCCGAAGGGGGTGTGGCACCGGATCGAGGTGCGCGAGCCGAGCCGGCTCGTGCATGTCACACCGGGGCCGGGTGACGGCCACCGCCCGCTGTGA
- a CDS encoding AAA family ATPase, with protein MGDAGGARAGTVTVMFTDVVESTALRQALGDDRADRLRREHDRLVRQATAQHRGTEVKALGDGFMLVFGAAVEAVGAAISIQRAIERLSRRSTEPLRIRVGISAGDVVWEDDDCFGTPVVEASRLCAAADAGQILASDVVRVLAGTRGDHRYVSRGDIALKGLAAPLPTAEVLWEEQRDARPPLPSALLTAGQVAFVGRTSEREHLVRTWKDAASGTRRVAFVSGEPGVGKTRLAGELARLAHDEGAIVLYGRCDEDLGVPYQPFVEALRPYVAHVADDELAAQVAPYGGDLARLVPQLAERVPDLPDALRAEPETERYRLFDAVTSWLARIASGAPVLLVLDDLHWAAKPTLLMLRHLTRTEWSGPLLLLATYRDTDLSRTHPLADMLADLRRSPEVERLALHGLDADEVVTFLSAAAGHELDREGMRLARLIHDETEGNPFFMGQVLRHLVETGTIVERDGRWSRGVAGDDLGIPEGVREVVGRRLARLDPATNDVLAAAAVIGREFDRDILTTAASADGEAVLDALEEAEEARLVTAVGGLGRYAFVHALVRSTLYDEIPTTRRLRLHRRVAEALEVRDADAHLDELAHHFAEAAALGETAKALEYGRRAAQRALDRLAYEEAAADYERALASLDPERSEDRATRAELLVDIGRAVWIGGERARARQHLDEAIALARECGRADVFADAVITSGGIRAWTEAGLVDERLVQLMEETLTLLPPGDSGLRAMVTARLAAELYFAEGADDRRRALSDEAIAMARRLGDVPTLAYVLSAAHWGMFVPGNAPQRVAAGRELLAVAEASNDRGAEVVAHSWLLTDFAEIGDVDAVREHSARETELSDALRQPELRWGALVHASALATLTGRLDDAQRFADEALAVGQQVGIQSTMQMYGVTQMALRRLRGGLEELVPLVAAMVEEYPLVPAWRSGLAYLYRELGDVEHAREQLEVLAVHEFAALPPDGNWMVGAAILATVCHLVGDRARAAVLYDQLSRYEDAVVLAGLPADILGSAHHFLMLLAATSEDWDDFERHAREALACNERMGARPWLATTQAELAGVLLARDRPDDRERADRLLEACLATCRELDMPALASRAEAIRDAAGDLRGARIQQG; from the coding sequence ATGGGCGATGCTGGCGGCGCCCGCGCCGGGACGGTGACCGTCATGTTCACCGACGTGGTCGAGTCGACCGCGTTGCGACAGGCGCTGGGCGACGACCGCGCCGACCGGCTGCGTCGCGAGCACGACCGGCTCGTGCGTCAGGCCACGGCGCAGCACCGCGGGACGGAGGTCAAGGCGCTCGGTGACGGGTTCATGCTCGTCTTCGGCGCGGCGGTGGAGGCGGTCGGCGCCGCGATCTCGATCCAGCGCGCCATCGAGCGCCTCTCGCGCCGGAGCACGGAGCCGCTGCGCATCCGAGTCGGGATCAGCGCGGGCGACGTCGTCTGGGAGGACGACGACTGCTTCGGGACGCCCGTCGTCGAGGCAAGCCGTCTGTGCGCCGCGGCGGACGCGGGCCAGATCCTCGCGAGCGACGTCGTCCGCGTCCTCGCCGGCACGCGGGGTGATCACCGGTACGTCTCACGCGGCGACATCGCGCTCAAGGGTCTCGCCGCGCCGCTGCCGACCGCGGAGGTGCTGTGGGAGGAGCAACGCGACGCGCGACCGCCGCTGCCGAGCGCGCTCCTCACCGCCGGACAGGTCGCGTTCGTCGGGCGCACGAGCGAACGCGAGCATCTCGTCCGCACGTGGAAGGACGCCGCGTCCGGCACACGTCGCGTCGCGTTCGTGTCGGGCGAGCCGGGCGTCGGCAAGACGCGTCTCGCCGGAGAGCTCGCCCGGCTCGCGCACGACGAGGGCGCGATCGTGCTGTACGGCCGCTGCGACGAGGACCTCGGCGTGCCGTACCAACCGTTCGTCGAGGCGCTGCGCCCCTACGTCGCGCACGTCGCCGACGACGAGCTCGCCGCGCAGGTCGCGCCCTACGGCGGCGATCTCGCGCGCCTCGTCCCGCAGCTCGCGGAGCGCGTCCCCGATCTCCCGGATGCGTTGCGGGCCGAGCCCGAGACGGAGCGCTACCGCCTGTTCGACGCCGTCACGTCGTGGCTGGCGAGGATCGCATCCGGTGCGCCCGTGCTGCTCGTGCTCGACGACCTGCACTGGGCCGCCAAGCCGACCTTGCTCATGCTGCGTCATCTGACGCGCACGGAGTGGTCCGGCCCACTGCTGCTGCTCGCGACGTACCGCGACACCGACCTGAGCCGTACGCACCCGCTCGCCGACATGCTCGCCGACCTTCGGCGCAGCCCCGAGGTGGAACGGCTCGCACTGCACGGTCTCGACGCCGACGAGGTCGTCACGTTCCTCAGCGCGGCCGCGGGCCACGAGCTGGACCGCGAGGGCATGCGCCTGGCCCGCCTCATCCACGACGAGACGGAGGGCAACCCGTTCTTCATGGGCCAAGTGCTGCGTCACCTCGTGGAGACGGGCACGATCGTCGAGCGTGACGGTCGGTGGTCGCGCGGCGTCGCGGGGGACGACCTCGGGATCCCCGAAGGCGTGCGCGAGGTCGTCGGCCGGCGCCTCGCGCGACTCGACCCTGCGACGAACGACGTGCTCGCCGCCGCCGCGGTCATCGGACGCGAGTTCGACCGCGACATCCTCACGACCGCGGCGTCTGCGGACGGAGAGGCGGTGCTCGACGCGCTCGAGGAGGCGGAGGAGGCGCGCCTCGTCACCGCGGTCGGCGGACTCGGTCGGTACGCGTTCGTGCACGCGCTCGTGCGGTCGACGCTGTACGACGAGATCCCGACGACGCGTCGACTGCGTCTGCACCGGCGCGTCGCGGAGGCACTCGAGGTGCGTGACGCGGACGCACATCTCGACGAGCTCGCGCACCACTTCGCCGAGGCAGCCGCGCTCGGCGAAACCGCCAAGGCACTCGAGTACGGCCGGCGCGCGGCGCAGCGCGCGCTCGACCGCCTCGCGTACGAGGAGGCCGCAGCCGACTACGAGCGCGCGCTGGCGAGCCTCGACCCCGAACGCTCCGAGGACCGCGCAACGCGCGCGGAGCTTCTGGTCGACATCGGGCGCGCCGTCTGGATCGGGGGTGAGCGCGCGCGTGCGCGTCAGCATCTCGACGAAGCGATCGCCCTCGCGCGGGAATGCGGCCGCGCGGACGTCTTCGCCGACGCGGTGATCACGAGTGGCGGGATCCGGGCGTGGACGGAGGCCGGCCTCGTCGACGAGCGCCTCGTGCAGCTCATGGAGGAGACCCTCACACTGCTGCCACCGGGCGACTCCGGCCTGCGGGCGATGGTCACCGCGCGTCTCGCCGCGGAGCTCTACTTCGCGGAAGGCGCGGACGACCGGCGGCGCGCGCTGTCGGACGAGGCGATCGCGATGGCACGACGGCTCGGTGACGTGCCGACGCTGGCGTACGTCCTGAGCGCGGCGCACTGGGGAATGTTTGTGCCGGGCAACGCGCCGCAGCGGGTCGCGGCCGGCCGGGAGCTGCTCGCGGTCGCCGAGGCGTCGAACGACCGCGGTGCCGAGGTGGTCGCGCACTCGTGGCTGCTCACCGATTTCGCCGAGATCGGCGACGTCGACGCCGTGAGGGAGCACTCCGCGCGCGAGACGGAGCTGTCCGACGCGCTGCGCCAGCCCGAGCTGCGTTGGGGTGCGCTCGTCCACGCGTCGGCATTGGCGACGCTCACCGGTCGTCTCGACGACGCGCAGCGGTTCGCCGACGAGGCACTCGCGGTCGGGCAGCAGGTCGGCATCCAGAGCACGATGCAGATGTACGGCGTGACGCAGATGGCGCTGCGCCGTCTCCGGGGCGGGCTCGAGGAGCTGGTGCCGCTCGTGGCGGCGATGGTGGAGGAGTACCCGCTGGTCCCGGCGTGGCGCTCGGGACTCGCGTACCTGTACCGCGAGCTCGGTGACGTCGAGCACGCGCGCGAGCAGCTCGAGGTGCTCGCGGTCCACGAGTTCGCGGCGCTGCCCCCCGACGGCAACTGGATGGTGGGCGCCGCGATCCTCGCGACCGTGTGCCATCTCGTCGGCGATCGCGCGCGAGCGGCCGTGCTATACGACCAGCTGTCGCGCTACGAGGACGCGGTCGTCTTGGCCGGGCTACCGGCCGACATCCTCGGCTCGGCGCACCACTTCCTGATGCTGCTCGCGGCGACGTCGGAGGACTGGGACGACTTCGAGCGCCACGCGCGCGAAGCGTTGGCCTGCAACGAGCGGATGGGCGCGCGCCCGTGGCTCGCGACGACGCAGGCGGAGCTGGCCGGCGTACTCCTGGCGCGCGACCGGCCGGACGACCGCGAGCGCGCCGACCGGTTGCTCGAGGCCTGTCTCGCGACGTGTCGCGAGCTCGACATGCCGGCGCTCGCGAGCCGCGCCGAGGCGATCCGCGACGCGGCCGGCGACCTTCGCGGAGCACGCATCCAGCAAGGGTGA
- a CDS encoding LLM class flavin-dependent oxidoreductase, producing the protein MDLGVVFLPEHRWSEGARLWRRAEELGFAHAWTYDHLAWRTLRDGPWFGSVPTLTAAATVTQRIRLGPLVASPNFRHPVPFAKELMTLDDVSGGRLVVGIGAGGYGWDSSVLGEQPLSPVERAARFAEFVELTDLLLRQPETTYRGRFYAADGATNHPGCVQRPRAPFAVAATGRRGMELAARFGDSWVTTGDPSLGEDVAPDDGARAVARQIERLDECCARVGRDPSTLRRMVLTGPQLDAGLDSEGAFGHALGCYAAVGVDDLVVHWPRPTDPYRGDVDTFERVVTSAL; encoded by the coding sequence ATGGACCTCGGTGTGGTGTTCCTGCCCGAGCACCGCTGGAGCGAGGGGGCTCGGCTGTGGCGGCGCGCGGAGGAGCTCGGCTTCGCGCACGCGTGGACGTACGACCATCTCGCGTGGCGCACGCTGCGCGACGGCCCGTGGTTCGGGAGCGTCCCGACCCTGACCGCGGCCGCGACGGTGACGCAGCGGATCCGGCTCGGGCCGCTCGTCGCGTCACCGAACTTCCGTCATCCGGTGCCGTTCGCCAAAGAGCTGATGACGCTCGACGACGTGTCCGGCGGTCGTCTCGTCGTCGGCATCGGGGCCGGCGGGTACGGCTGGGACTCGAGCGTGCTCGGCGAGCAGCCGCTGTCGCCCGTCGAGCGCGCGGCTCGGTTCGCCGAGTTCGTCGAGCTGACCGACCTCCTGCTCCGGCAGCCCGAGACGACGTACCGCGGCCGCTTCTACGCGGCCGACGGCGCGACGAACCATCCGGGGTGCGTGCAGCGGCCGCGAGCGCCGTTTGCCGTCGCCGCCACCGGTCGGCGCGGCATGGAGCTCGCGGCGCGCTTCGGCGACTCCTGGGTCACGACAGGTGACCCGTCGCTCGGCGAGGACGTCGCGCCCGACGACGGCGCACGGGCCGTCGCCCGTCAGATCGAGCGGCTCGACGAATGTTGCGCGCGCGTCGGCCGTGACCCGTCGACGCTTCGTCGCATGGTCCTCACGGGCCCGCAACTCGATGCCGGCCTCGACTCGGAGGGCGCGTTCGGTCACGCGCTCGGCTGCTACGCGGCCGTCGGCGTGGACGATCTCGTCGTGCACTGGCCGCGGCCGACCGACCCGTATCGAGGCGACGTCGACACGTTCGAACGCGTCGTCACGTCCGCGCTGTGA
- a CDS encoding pyridoxal-phosphate dependent enzyme: MTAPTIDDIRDASARIAPHVIRTPVFTSRLLDSLAGTRLLLKCETFQRTGSFKARGACNAVFRLGADDAGRGVATHSSGNHAAALAYAAARRGIPAHVVIPTTAPRVKLDAVRAYGAHVVPCEPTLADRERTLRAVVDETGACVVHPYDDPDVIAGAGTAALELLTDHPETGLVITPVGGGGLLSGTAIASRALDPAREVWGAEPETVDDAYRALASGRRQQNATAASIADGLLTELSDRTFSILSCLATGIVRVTDAEIVDAMGLLFTRTKLVVETSAATALAGVLALARTRALPDTVGIVLSGGNADPARLPFDRGAAG; the protein is encoded by the coding sequence GTGACCGCCCCGACGATCGACGACATCCGTGACGCGAGCGCGCGCATCGCGCCGCACGTGATCCGGACGCCGGTCTTCACGAGCCGCCTGCTCGACTCCCTCGCCGGCACGCGCCTGCTGCTCAAGTGCGAGACGTTCCAACGCACGGGTTCGTTCAAGGCCCGCGGCGCGTGCAACGCGGTGTTCCGGCTCGGCGCGGACGACGCCGGGCGCGGCGTGGCGACGCACTCGTCGGGCAATCACGCGGCCGCGCTCGCCTACGCGGCAGCGCGGCGCGGGATCCCGGCCCACGTCGTCATCCCGACGACGGCGCCGCGCGTCAAGCTCGACGCCGTCCGCGCCTACGGCGCTCACGTGGTGCCGTGCGAGCCGACGCTGGCAGACCGCGAGCGCACGTTGCGCGCGGTCGTCGACGAGACGGGTGCGTGCGTCGTCCACCCCTACGACGACCCGGACGTGATCGCGGGCGCGGGGACCGCCGCGCTCGAGCTCCTGACGGACCATCCCGAGACCGGGCTCGTGATCACGCCCGTCGGTGGCGGCGGCCTGCTCAGCGGCACCGCGATCGCGTCACGCGCGCTCGACCCCGCCCGCGAGGTCTGGGGTGCCGAGCCCGAGACGGTCGACGACGCCTACCGGGCGCTCGCCTCGGGCCGTCGTCAGCAGAACGCCACCGCGGCGTCGATCGCCGACGGCCTGCTGACCGAGCTGAGCGACCGCACGTTCTCGATCCTGTCGTGCCTCGCGACCGGCATCGTCCGCGTCACCGACGCCGAGATCGTCGACGCGATGGGTCTGCTGTTCACGCGCACGAAGCTCGTCGTCGAGACGAGCGCGGCGACCGCGCTCGCCGGCGTCCTCGCGCTCGCGCGAACACGTGCGCTTCCCGACACGGTCGGCATCGTGCTGTCGGGAGGCAACGCCGACCCCGCCCGGCTGCCCTTCGACCGCGGAGCCGCGGGCTAG
- a CDS encoding nuclear transport factor 2 family protein, whose protein sequence is MTEVQPAANAQFGVAGVLLDAFAAHDFDGLAAALDPAATMSALLPRGLVEWEGADEICGAFGTWFGDVEDFEVVDVAVGQVGALLQLRWRVRVRGGRFGDEATIAEQCAYASCGPSARITRVRLLCSGFWPEHGAT, encoded by the coding sequence ATGACCGAGGTTCAGCCGGCCGCCAACGCGCAGTTCGGTGTCGCGGGTGTGCTCCTCGACGCGTTCGCCGCGCACGACTTCGACGGGCTCGCGGCCGCGCTCGATCCCGCCGCGACGATGTCCGCGCTGCTGCCACGCGGTCTCGTCGAGTGGGAGGGCGCGGACGAGATCTGCGGCGCGTTCGGGACGTGGTTCGGCGACGTCGAGGACTTCGAGGTCGTCGACGTCGCGGTCGGCCAGGTGGGCGCGCTGCTCCAGCTCCGCTGGCGTGTGCGCGTCCGCGGCGGCCGCTTCGGTGACGAGGCGACGATCGCCGAGCAGTGCGCGTACGCGAGCTGCGGTCCGAGTGCGCGCATCACCCGCGTCAGGTTGCTGTGCTCCGGGTTCTGGCCCGAGCACGGCGCGACCTGA